From one Gallionella capsiferriformans ES-2 genomic stretch:
- a CDS encoding SHOCT domain-containing protein gives MKKIILIGSVILTGCATTTGVVPIGEDTYMLSKSDNSRPFISGSEVKAAVMKDANKYCSDINKKFQVVNTHENSQSFGVVASAEVQFMCLNSGDNQLSRPKLTKEADSIIQVKTESPKAERQTNYKQLIELDDLRKRGIISDEEFNAQKKKLLPE, from the coding sequence ATGAAAAAAATAATATTGATTGGCTCTGTAATTTTGACTGGTTGTGCGACCACTACAGGGGTGGTGCCTATAGGTGAGGACACCTATATGCTTTCAAAATCTGACAATAGTCGACCATTTATTAGTGGTTCAGAAGTCAAGGCAGCAGTAATGAAAGATGCTAATAAATACTGCTCGGATATAAACAAAAAGTTTCAGGTAGTAAACACGCACGAAAATAGTCAAAGTTTTGGTGTAGTTGCAAGTGCTGAGGTTCAGTTTATGTGCCTTAATTCGGGTGACAACCAGCTATCCCGCCCAAAATTGACTAAAGAAGCCGATTCAATTATTCAGGTAAAGACGGAATCACCCAAGGCAGAGAGACAAACAAATTATAAACAACTAATTGAGCTGGATGATTTACGGAAGAGGGGCATTATTAGTGATGAAGAATTTAATGCGCAGAAGAAAAAGCTACTGCCCGAATAA
- a CDS encoding nitroreductase family protein, protein MEVCNAIESRRAIKVYDAEHRMTDAEIEKLMSQAMLSPTAWNIQNWRFVLVRDPEQRKKIRAAAWDQAQVTDASLLVVLTADLKAWGKDPIRYWRNAPQPVQDYILPAMAQFYTGREQMQRDEGMRSCGMAAMTLMLAAQDMGYQSCPMDGFDFDEVARIINLPSDHAIVMFVVIGKGISDPLPRPGSLSQEDVVVIDQFS, encoded by the coding sequence ATGGAAGTTTGCAACGCAATCGAGTCACGCCGGGCGATCAAAGTATATGATGCAGAACACCGCATGACGGACGCCGAGATCGAAAAATTAATGTCGCAGGCAATGCTGTCGCCGACCGCGTGGAACATACAAAACTGGCGCTTTGTGCTTGTTCGCGATCCCGAACAGCGCAAAAAAATTCGCGCCGCCGCTTGGGATCAGGCGCAAGTAACCGATGCATCGCTGCTGGTGGTATTAACCGCCGATCTCAAGGCTTGGGGAAAAGACCCTATCCGCTACTGGCGCAACGCCCCGCAACCCGTACAAGATTACATACTGCCGGCCATGGCACAGTTTTATACAGGACGCGAACAAATGCAGCGCGACGAAGGAATGCGCTCATGCGGCATGGCGGCAATGACTTTGATGTTGGCAGCACAAGATATGGGATATCAATCCTGCCCGATGGACGGCTTTGACTTCGATGAGGTCGCTCGCATCATCAACTTGCCCTCCGATCACGCCATTGTGATGTTCGTAGTCATAGGCAAAGGCATCAGTGATCCGTTACCCCGCCCCGGATCGTTATCGCAAGAGGACGTCGTCGTCATCGATCAATTCTCCTGA
- a CDS encoding cation-translocating P-type ATPase: MKSLSDRKKIEPWILPSDVALLHFDSSLEGLSTAEAQRRLDSDGPNRLKGRAPRSAWMKFLDQFKDILVVVLMGAAVLAGTIGDLKDALVILVVVVFNACLGFYQEHRAEATLAALKKMLAQHARVRRGGEMLEISAENLVPGDIVLLEAGDRIPADARILAAHNAEVAEAALTGESLAVGKYADVLRTGEYPLAERFNMVFMNTTVTRGRIEALVTATGMSTQMGLITGLLDTAEDAPTPLQIQLDGLGKRLAIIAAFVVALIFVLGILRGAPLLQTIMTSIALAVAAIPEGLPAVVTVTLAIGMHRMAKNRAIVKKLSAVETLGSTSVICSDKTGTLTLNQMTARKLFYRGRRFDVSGEGYDGRGLISAEDGLPSPDFMPLLLSAALCNESRIRDGELIGDPTEGALLALAVKGGIEPGRLSEQSPRIAEIPFDSAHKFMATFHLDGDRVRMYVKGAPDVLLARATGYLAVTAAASLDGAARAVLDAENACLADQAMRVLAVASRDIPVQKFDPAGDLMGWAQELTLAGLVGIIDPPRPEARDAIRLCLRAGIKVKMITGDHAITAAAIARELGLEGTVLTGAELDRIDVAELSRYVEKTAVFARVAPEHKVKIVQSLKSCGYVVAMTGDGVNDAPALKNADIGVAMGISGTEVTKEAATMVLTDDNFATIVEAVKEGRTIYDNIVKFVRFQLSTNIGAIITVLGAQLLGLPTPFTAIQILWINIIMDGPPAMTLGIEPARPSIMDEPPRRSDARILTLPRFWHLLAYGLIMAAGTIGVFSYGLSAGRIEHALTLAFTTFVLFQFFNVFNARAEYDTAFNSQFFTNGRLWGALIAVVGLQGVVVHWGPAQAIFNTVDLSLSDWGLVLLTSSSVLVLEEARKLAVRCCSNRK; encoded by the coding sequence ATGAAAAGTCTTAGCGATCGTAAAAAAATAGAGCCGTGGATCCTGCCGTCTGACGTCGCGCTGCTGCATTTTGATTCCAGTCTGGAAGGCTTGAGCACAGCCGAAGCGCAACGGCGGCTGGACAGTGACGGCCCCAATCGTCTGAAGGGACGCGCGCCTCGTTCAGCCTGGATGAAGTTTCTCGATCAGTTCAAAGATATCTTGGTGGTTGTGCTGATGGGTGCCGCCGTATTGGCCGGCACGATCGGCGACCTGAAAGATGCGCTAGTGATTTTGGTCGTGGTCGTCTTCAATGCGTGTCTGGGCTTTTATCAGGAACACCGTGCAGAAGCCACTTTGGCTGCGCTCAAAAAGATGCTGGCGCAGCATGCACGGGTGCGTCGTGGCGGCGAGATGTTGGAAATTTCCGCAGAAAATCTGGTGCCTGGCGATATTGTGTTGCTGGAAGCCGGCGACCGAATACCCGCCGATGCCCGCATACTGGCGGCGCACAATGCCGAGGTGGCGGAAGCGGCTCTGACGGGAGAATCCCTTGCCGTGGGCAAATATGCTGACGTGCTGAGGACTGGCGAATACCCGCTTGCCGAGCGCTTTAATATGGTATTTATGAATACCACCGTCACCCGGGGGCGTATCGAAGCGCTGGTCACGGCAACCGGCATGAGCACACAGATGGGACTCATCACCGGCCTGTTGGATACGGCGGAGGACGCGCCTACGCCGCTGCAAATTCAGCTCGATGGATTGGGGAAGCGGCTGGCTATTATCGCGGCCTTTGTGGTGGCTCTGATCTTTGTGCTTGGCATCCTGCGCGGAGCGCCGCTGTTGCAGACTATCATGACATCTATCGCCCTGGCCGTGGCTGCCATTCCCGAGGGGTTGCCAGCGGTGGTGACCGTGACGCTGGCCATTGGCATGCACCGCATGGCAAAGAATCGCGCTATTGTCAAAAAATTATCGGCGGTGGAGACGCTGGGTTCGACCTCAGTGATCTGTTCTGACAAAACAGGCACACTGACCTTGAATCAGATGACGGCACGCAAGCTATTCTATCGCGGGCGCAGGTTTGATGTTTCGGGTGAAGGTTACGATGGCCGGGGCCTCATTAGCGCTGAAGACGGACTACCGTCACCCGATTTTATGCCGCTGTTACTGTCCGCGGCGCTCTGCAATGAAAGTCGTATTCGAGACGGTGAGTTGATTGGTGACCCAACCGAAGGGGCGCTGCTGGCGTTGGCGGTTAAGGGGGGCATTGAACCCGGCAGGCTGTCCGAACAAAGCCCGCGTATCGCCGAAATCCCTTTCGACTCGGCGCACAAGTTTATGGCTACCTTTCACCTTGATGGAGACCGGGTGCGCATGTATGTGAAGGGGGCTCCGGATGTGCTGCTGGCGCGCGCAACCGGTTATCTCGCCGTAACCGCAGCGGCATCGCTAGATGGTGCTGCCCGCGCGGTCTTGGATGCCGAGAATGCATGTCTTGCCGATCAGGCCATGCGTGTGCTGGCGGTGGCAAGTCGCGATATACCCGTGCAGAAATTTGACCCCGCAGGCGATCTGATGGGCTGGGCGCAGGAGCTCACGCTGGCAGGCTTGGTCGGCATCATTGATCCTCCTCGTCCTGAGGCGCGCGATGCGATCCGCTTGTGTCTGCGTGCGGGGATCAAGGTTAAGATGATCACCGGCGATCACGCCATTACCGCTGCTGCCATCGCGCGTGAATTGGGGCTGGAGGGGACGGTGCTGACCGGTGCTGAGCTTGACCGGATCGATGTCGCTGAACTTTCCCGCTATGTCGAAAAAACGGCTGTATTCGCCCGCGTCGCACCCGAACATAAAGTTAAGATTGTTCAGTCACTTAAGTCGTGCGGGTATGTGGTTGCCATGACCGGCGACGGCGTCAACGACGCCCCGGCACTGAAGAACGCCGACATTGGTGTCGCGATGGGCATCAGCGGCACAGAGGTCACGAAGGAAGCCGCTACCATGGTGCTTACCGACGACAACTTCGCGACCATCGTCGAGGCTGTCAAGGAAGGCCGCACAATCTACGACAATATCGTCAAATTTGTGCGTTTTCAGCTCTCCACCAATATCGGTGCCATTATCACCGTGCTAGGCGCGCAACTGCTGGGGCTGCCTACGCCTTTCACCGCGATTCAGATTTTGTGGATCAACATTATCATGGACGGTCCGCCCGCAATGACACTGGGGATAGAGCCGGCACGTCCCAGCATTATGGACGAGCCGCCGCGCCGTAGCGATGCGCGTATCCTGACGCTGCCGCGTTTTTGGCACCTGCTAGCGTATGGCCTTATTATGGCGGCAGGCACTATCGGGGTGTTTTCATATGGCTTGTCTGCGGGCCGAATTGAGCATGCGTTGACGCTGGCGTTTACTACGTTCGTGTTGTTTCAGTTTTTCAATGTGTTCAATGCACGCGCCGAATACGATACCGCCTTCAACAGTCAATTCTTCACTAACGGCAGGTTATGGGGCGCACTTATCGCTGTGGTCGGATTACAGGGGGTGGTCGTGCACTGGGGGCCGGCGCAGGCCATATTCAATACCGTCGATTTGAGCTTGTCGGATTGGGGGTTGGTCTTGCTTACCTCATCGAGTGTCTTGGTGCTGGAAGAGGCCCGTAAGCTGGCGGTGCGTTGTTGTTCGAATAGGAAGTGA
- a CDS encoding response regulator transcription factor — protein MNLHTMKTKVLLVDDDVELAGMLRVYLEREGFEVKAVHDGESGITEALQGHHDIAVLDVMMPGKSGIDVLVQIRAQGAMPVLMLTARGDDADRIIGLELGADDYVPKPCTPRELTARIRAILRRSSGAESALSSSTVIAGVLSIWPEQRRAEWAGKPLELTSTEFNLLEVLARNAGQVVSKSELSEQALGRPLARFDRSIDVHLSSIRRKLEPLPDGRSRILAVFNKGYQFIRE, from the coding sequence ATGAATTTGCACACGATGAAAACGAAAGTTTTGCTGGTTGACGACGATGTTGAGCTTGCCGGGATGCTCCGGGTTTATCTGGAGCGTGAAGGCTTCGAGGTCAAGGCGGTGCATGATGGAGAATCTGGCATCACAGAGGCGCTGCAGGGGCACCATGATATTGCCGTGCTGGACGTGATGATGCCCGGAAAAAGCGGCATCGATGTGCTTGTTCAGATCCGCGCCCAAGGCGCGATGCCGGTGTTGATGTTGACCGCCCGGGGAGATGATGCTGACCGCATCATCGGCCTCGAACTGGGGGCGGACGACTATGTGCCCAAGCCCTGCACCCCGCGCGAACTGACGGCTCGTATCCGCGCTATCCTGCGCCGCAGCAGCGGTGCGGAATCGGCTTTATCCTCATCAACGGTCATTGCCGGCGTGTTGTCCATCTGGCCCGAGCAGCGGCGCGCGGAATGGGCAGGCAAACCGCTTGAACTGACCAGCACCGAGTTCAACCTGCTAGAGGTACTGGCGCGAAACGCCGGACAAGTGGTGAGCAAATCGGAACTGTCTGAGCAGGCTTTGGGGCGGCCGCTGGCTCGATTTGATCGCAGCATCGATGTTCACCTCAGCAGCATACGTCGCAAACTGGAGCCGCTGCCGGATGGGCGCTCCCGCATACTGGCCGTGTTCAATAAGGGTTACCAGTTCATCAGGGAGTAG
- a CDS encoding helix-turn-helix domain-containing protein — MELKPIKNEIEYKAALNEIEALFDVPDNTPEADRLEVLVMLVEKYEAQHYPIQPPDPIDFLNYAMETRGLTRKDLEPYIGSRGRVAEVLNRARPLTLAMIRRLSEGLKLPADVLIADYELRHAA, encoded by the coding sequence ATGGAACTCAAGCCGATTAAAAACGAAATCGAATATAAAGCCGCTTTGAATGAAATTGAAGCCCTTTTTGACGTACCCGACAATACACCTGAAGCGGACAGGCTTGAAGTGCTGGTTATGCTCGTGGAAAAATATGAAGCGCAGCATTATCCAATTCAACCCCCAGACCCGATTGATTTCCTGAATTATGCAATGGAAACGCGCGGGCTGACCCGTAAGGATTTAGAGCCTTACATCGGTAGCCGTGGCCGCGTGGCCGAAGTCCTGAATCGTGCCCGCCCGCTTACGCTGGCGATGATTAGGCGGTTGTCTGAAGGGCTTAAACTGCCTGCTGATGTGCTGATAGCCGACTATGAATTGCGTCATGCCGCTTAA
- a CDS encoding type II toxin-antitoxin system HigB family toxin, translated as MRVIAISTLRDFWEKHPQAETPLRAWFADASRAGWKTPSEIKAAHRNASFLGSNRVVFNIKGNDYRLIVVVHYNRGMMYVRFIGTHAEYDAIDAGKV; from the coding sequence ATGAGAGTGATAGCCATTAGTACGTTACGAGATTTTTGGGAAAAGCATCCGCAAGCGGAAACGCCTTTACGTGCGTGGTTTGCAGACGCAAGCCGGGCGGGATGGAAAACCCCCAGTGAAATTAAGGCGGCGCATCGTAATGCCAGCTTTTTAGGGAGTAATCGCGTTGTATTCAATATCAAGGGAAACGATTATCGCTTGATTGTGGTGGTGCATTACAACCGTGGAATGATGTACGTCCGCTTTATCGGAACACATGCGGAATATGACGCGATAGACGCGGGGAAGGTTTAG
- a CDS encoding EF-hand domain-containing protein, producing the protein MSSINSIGGSGYSMMMSGMKRPDPAQMADNLFSRLDTKNKGYLEKSDLQSASGQRPDSGSGPANVDEMFKKLDSDGDGKLTKSEMTSGMKNLADALDSQLNQMRMNGMSQGGNGDSTTTSGINRPDPAQMVDKLFSKLDTTNKGYLEKSDLQSALSASSGSGSGPANVDEIFKRLDSNGDGKLTKSEMTSGTAQEGKVDGTPPPGGMPPPGGMPPSGAGGANAASVTSSTDSSSSTKAYEPADANQDGKVSEQERMAFALAKQDAASPSSTSPTSQDSDARVMKQIMDLMHAYTSFNSNSNSSGLSVTA; encoded by the coding sequence ATGAGCAGTATTAATAGTATCGGCGGGAGCGGATATTCGATGATGATGTCCGGCATGAAACGACCTGATCCTGCCCAAATGGCGGATAACCTGTTTTCCAGGCTCGACACCAAAAACAAGGGTTATCTGGAGAAGAGCGATCTGCAATCGGCATCAGGCCAGCGACCTGACTCAGGCAGCGGCCCGGCAAATGTAGACGAGATGTTCAAAAAACTGGACAGCGACGGTGACGGAAAACTCACCAAGAGCGAAATGACCAGCGGCATGAAAAATCTTGCCGATGCTCTCGACAGCCAGCTCAATCAAATGCGCATGAACGGCATGTCACAGGGAGGCAATGGCGACTCGACAACAACATCGGGCATAAATCGACCAGATCCAGCCCAAATGGTGGACAAGCTGTTTTCCAAGCTCGATACGACGAACAAAGGCTATCTGGAAAAGAGCGACCTGCAATCGGCACTCAGCGCGTCATCCGGCTCTGGCAGCGGCCCGGCAAATGTAGACGAGATATTCAAAAGACTGGACAGCAACGGCGACGGAAAACTCACCAAGAGCGAAATGACCAGTGGCACGGCGCAGGAGGGCAAAGTGGACGGCACGCCTCCACCCGGCGGCATGCCTCCTCCGGGCGGTATGCCGCCGTCCGGCGCTGGTGGCGCGAACGCCGCGTCAGTAACAAGCAGCACAGACTCAAGCAGTTCCACGAAAGCATATGAACCCGCAGATGCAAATCAAGATGGAAAAGTCAGTGAGCAGGAAAGAATGGCCTTTGCACTGGCAAAGCAGGATGCTGCATCACCCTCCAGTACATCGCCAACTTCTCAGGACAGCGATGCGAGGGTCATGAAGCAGATCATGGATCTCATGCATGCATACACCAGTTTTAACAGCAATTCCAACAGCTCCGGATTGTCGGTTACCGCCTAG
- a CDS encoding Spy/CpxP family protein refolding chaperone, translating to MKKLARKFRYALIAGAIALALPAHASACDCQDQHARSKQPGAITTHNEMRLLMPQGMPHFPPGAMMAQPPFPPDGKLIPPFLRDLDLTEAQQDKIFELLHNQEPILRERHKAVRKATEEFNRLTASDHYTPSELQTLADKLASVFADTLVQHAVMEVKILTLLTTEQRKQADEMRARFRAPPYP from the coding sequence ATGAAAAAGCTCGCAAGAAAATTCCGCTACGCTTTGATAGCCGGCGCAATAGCGCTGGCATTACCCGCACACGCCTCAGCGTGTGATTGTCAGGATCAACATGCCCGTTCAAAACAGCCCGGAGCAATCACCACGCATAATGAAATGAGATTACTCATGCCACAAGGGATGCCTCATTTTCCTCCGGGCGCAATGATGGCACAGCCTCCTTTTCCGCCCGATGGCAAACTCATCCCACCCTTTCTTCGCGACCTCGATTTGACCGAGGCGCAACAGGATAAAATATTTGAACTTTTGCACAACCAGGAACCAATCCTGCGCGAGCGGCATAAAGCCGTCCGCAAAGCGACTGAAGAATTCAACCGGTTAACGGCTTCGGATCATTACACGCCATCCGAGTTGCAAACGCTTGCCGACAAACTGGCCAGCGTATTCGCCGACACCCTCGTGCAGCATGCGGTAATGGAAGTAAAAATTCTGACGTTGCTAACAACCGAACAACGCAAGCAGGCGGATGAAATGCGCGCCAGATTCAGAGCGCCCCCTTATCCATAA
- a CDS encoding ATP-binding protein, giving the protein MGRLFWKFFIFFWLAQVTSVIGVGGAMWLRSPGMERFRAPQSSAVAAAASTLRYGGPEALRWLLREQSREPAPSVFAVDENNRDILGRPVSETMLVQANQIRGSQDNFGSAEKVAAADGHTYLLFAQPPSYPRLDGRMEPPPHDRGMLPPVMPLLAGGVVSLFFAALLAWYFSKPIRTLRAAFAAVSNGLLDVRLAPVMGSRRDELSDLGRDFDSMVQRLQQLMDGQRRVLHDVSHELRSPLARLQAAIGLARQQPERIEDSMMRIEREAVRMDTLVSELLTLSRLEAGMMGKLNEQVDLNELVSDVAEDARFEAAASGCRVEIEALSRAIVRGNAELLHRAVENVVRNAVKHSPSGGLVAIKMQKNHNQTICITVSDQGGGVPEADSYAIFEPFFRSAQTKASDGHGLGLAIAQRVIIAHQGEIYARNHPGGGLCITINLPVGLAA; this is encoded by the coding sequence GTGGGACGACTGTTCTGGAAATTTTTTATTTTCTTCTGGTTGGCGCAGGTCACTAGCGTCATCGGCGTGGGCGGCGCGATGTGGTTGCGATCTCCCGGGATGGAACGGTTTCGCGCGCCGCAGTCGTCGGCTGTAGCTGCCGCAGCTTCAACATTGCGATACGGCGGACCCGAGGCGTTGCGGTGGCTCTTGCGGGAGCAAAGCCGTGAACCGGCCCCGTCAGTCTTTGCTGTGGATGAAAACAACCGGGATATTTTGGGCCGCCCGGTTTCGGAGACGATGCTTGTGCAGGCCAATCAGATTAGAGGTTCGCAAGACAATTTCGGCAGCGCGGAGAAAGTTGCCGCAGCTGACGGGCATACCTATCTGTTGTTCGCGCAGCCCCCAAGTTACCCGCGTTTAGATGGGCGGATGGAACCGCCGCCGCATGATAGAGGGATGTTGCCGCCTGTCATGCCCTTGCTGGCGGGTGGCGTGGTGAGTCTGTTTTTCGCGGCATTACTGGCCTGGTATTTCTCCAAGCCGATACGCACACTCCGCGCGGCTTTTGCAGCGGTTTCAAATGGACTTCTGGACGTGCGTCTTGCTCCAGTCATGGGGAGTCGGCGTGACGAGCTGTCCGACCTTGGCCGGGATTTCGACAGCATGGTGCAGCGGCTACAGCAATTGATGGATGGTCAGCGCAGAGTGTTGCACGATGTTTCGCACGAACTGCGTTCGCCGCTGGCGCGGCTTCAGGCGGCAATCGGTCTGGCGCGACAGCAGCCCGAACGGATCGAGGATTCCATGATGCGCATTGAACGGGAAGCCGTGCGCATGGATACGTTGGTCAGCGAGTTGCTGACGCTTTCCCGACTTGAAGCCGGCATGATGGGCAAACTGAACGAACAGGTCGATCTTAACGAACTTGTCTCCGACGTGGCGGAGGATGCACGCTTTGAGGCCGCCGCCAGCGGCTGCCGTGTAGAGATCGAAGCGCTCAGTCGGGCTATTGTTCGGGGTAATGCAGAACTGCTACACCGTGCGGTGGAGAATGTCGTGCGCAATGCCGTGAAGCACTCTCCGTCTGGCGGTTTAGTCGCCATCAAGATGCAAAAAAACCACAATCAAACGATATGCATCACTGTTTCAGATCAAGGAGGCGGTGTTCCTGAAGCGGATAGCTACGCTATATTCGAGCCCTTCTTCCGCAGCGCGCAAACGAAAGCCTCAGATGGCCATGGCTTGGGTCTGGCCATTGCGCAACGGGTAATTATCGCCCATCAGGGGGAAATTTACGCCCGCAATCATCCCGGTGGCGGGCTGTGCATCACGATCAACTTGCCTGTCGGGCTAGCCGCCTGA
- a CDS encoding cation diffusion facilitator family transporter → MNAATKLSPSLKRYAWLSIAAAIATILLKGVAWRLTGSVGLLSDAIESLVNLAGALMALWMLTLAESPADDEHAHGHGKAEYFSSAFEGLLILLAALAIGYAAVVRLMNPVPLEAVGVGLLVSVLASIINFATARTLLAVGKKRHSITLEADAHHLMTDVWTSAGVIAGIGIVWLTDLLWLDPVIALLVAFNIIWTGWHLIQRSAAGLMDTSLPLENRQKIEAVLAGYRKQGLDFHALRTRQAGRRTFVTLHILVPGHWTVKQGHDWAERIELDIGKVVYQAHITTHLEPLDDPVSMFDQELDRIH, encoded by the coding sequence ATGAATGCCGCAACGAAGTTATCACCCTCACTCAAGCGCTATGCTTGGCTATCTATTGCTGCAGCCATTGCCACTATTCTACTGAAGGGGGTGGCATGGCGGTTGACAGGTTCAGTCGGCCTCTTGTCTGACGCCATTGAGTCATTAGTCAACCTTGCCGGAGCGTTAATGGCGCTTTGGATGTTGACACTAGCTGAGAGTCCCGCTGATGATGAGCACGCCCACGGGCACGGCAAGGCTGAATATTTTTCCAGCGCTTTCGAGGGACTTTTAATTCTTCTTGCTGCACTCGCCATTGGCTATGCAGCCGTTGTACGATTGATGAATCCTGTACCACTCGAAGCCGTAGGCGTTGGGTTGCTGGTTTCCGTGCTGGCATCAATCATCAATTTCGCGACAGCCCGTACTTTGTTGGCGGTGGGTAAAAAACGCCATTCAATCACGCTGGAGGCCGATGCGCATCATCTTATGACCGATGTATGGACATCAGCAGGTGTGATTGCCGGCATCGGAATAGTCTGGTTAACTGACTTACTCTGGCTGGATCCGGTCATTGCGTTGCTCGTCGCGTTCAATATTATTTGGACAGGGTGGCATCTTATTCAGCGTTCAGCCGCAGGCCTGATGGACACATCATTGCCTTTAGAAAACCGGCAGAAAATTGAGGCGGTACTCGCGGGGTATCGGAAACAAGGGCTTGATTTTCACGCGCTGCGCACCCGGCAGGCGGGTAGGCGTACTTTTGTGACGTTGCATATATTGGTGCCGGGGCATTGGACGGTAAAACAGGGGCACGACTGGGCGGAGCGTATCGAACTGGATATCGGTAAAGTAGTATATCAAGCGCATATAACGACTCATCTGGAACCCTTAGACGATCCTGTTTCGATGTTTGATCAGGAACTTGATCGCATCCACTGA